One genomic segment of Hordeum vulgare subsp. vulgare chromosome 2H, MorexV3_pseudomolecules_assembly, whole genome shotgun sequence includes these proteins:
- the LOC123430250 gene encoding cytochrome P450 76M5-like, which produces MEIELWQLWATLAFASLLYYLANTTRRTGTGRMPPGPTPLPVVGNVLSLGGNLHHTLARLARAHGPVMTLKLGLTTAVVVSSRDAACEAFTKHDRRLAARAIPDAARALGFSDRSIIWLPSSDPLWKSLRGVVATNVFSPRGLAMALDVRERKVRDMVSYLRARAGKHIDVGQALYGGVLNLVSNAFCSVDVVDMGGESAQGFRKLVEDLVEVIAKPNVSDLVPFLRPLDLQGWRRWTEIRFQKIFLILDGIIDRRMAAANASTEKHGDFLDSLLELFSTGKMTRDSLTTIVFEVFAAGSDTMSITVEWAMAELLRNPRVMAKVREEIDNAHGGKETIGETDAARLPYLQAVVKEAMRLHPVAPILLPHRAVEEGVEIGGYAVPKGSTVIFNAWAIMRDREAWERPDEFVPERFLDLADQVDFRGKAFEFIPFGSGRRLCPGLPMAERVVPFILASLLHAFEWRLPDGVSAAELDVSERFTSANVMAVPLMAVPVVVT; this is translated from the coding sequence ATGGAGATCGAGCTCTGGCAGCTATGGGCGACGCTTGCGTTCGCCTCGCTCCTCTACTACCTGGCCAACACGACACGCCGTACGGGCACCGGGCGGATGCCGCCGGGCCCCACGCCGCTCCCTGTCGTCGGCAACGTGCTCAGCCTCGgcggcaacctccaccacacgctCGCGCGCCTCGCTCGCGCCCACGGCCCCGTCATGACGCTCAAGCTTGGCCTCACCACCGCTGTGGTGGTTTCCTCCCGCGACGCGGCTTGTGAGGCATTCACCAAGCACGACAGGCGCCTGGCCGCGCGTGCGATTCCGGACGCCGCACGCGCGCTCGGCTTTTCCGATCGGTCCATAATATGGCTGCCCAGCTCCGACCCGCTCTGGAAGAGCCTGCGCGGCGTCGTTGCCACAAACGTCTTCTCCCCGCGCGGCCTCGCCATGGcgctcgacgtccgtgagcgtAAGGTGCGCGACATGGTGAGTTACCTCCGCGCCCGGGCCGGGAAACACATCGACGTCGGCCAGGCACTCTACGGCGGCGTGCTCAACCTCGTGTCAAACGCGTTCTGCTCCGTCGATGTGGTCGACATGGGCGGCGAGTCGGCACAGGGGTTCCGGAAGCTCGTTGAGGACCTCGTCGAGGTGATCGCCAAGCCGAACGTCTCCGACCTTGTCCCTTTCCTCCGGCCGCTCGACTTGCAAGGATGGCGTCGCTGGACGGAGATACGGTTCCAGAAAATCTTCCTCATACTGGATGGCATAATTGACCGTCGTATGGCAGCTGCCAACGCCTCGACGGAGAAGCACGGTGACTTCTTGGACTCGCTCCTCGAGCTCTTCTCCACGGGCAAGATGACTCGCGACAGCCTGACAACCATAGTGTTCGAGGTCTTCGCGGCCGGGAGCGACACGATGTCCATCACCGTAGAGTGGGCAATGGCCGAGCTGCTCCGGAACCCACGCGTCATGGCAAAGGTCCGCGAGGAGATAGACAATGCTCATGGCGGCAAGGAAACTATTGGCGAGACCGACGCGGCGAGACTGCCGTATCTCCAAGCCGTGGTGAAGGAGGCTATGCGGCTGCATCCGGTGGCGCCGATACTGTTGCCGCACCGGGCCGTAGAGGAAGGCGTGGAGATCGGCGGCTACGCCGTGCCGAAGGGTTCGACGGTCATCTTCAACGCGTGGGCGATAATGCGGGACCGCGAGGCGTGGGAGAGGCCCGATGAATTCGTGCCGGAGAGGTTCCTGGACTTGGCGGATCAGGTGGACTTCCGGGGTAAGGCCTTCGAGTTCATCCCGTTCGGGTCCGGCCGGAGGCTGTGCCCCGGCCTGCCGATGGCGGAGCGCGTCGTGCCGTTCATCCTGGCCTCGCTGCTGCACGCGTTCGAATGGCGGCTACCGGACGGCGTTTCGGCCGCGGAATTGGACGTGAGCGAGAGATTTACCAGTGCCAACGTGATGGCTGTCCCACTCATGGCCGTGCCTGTTGTGGTCACCTAA